One segment of Scyliorhinus torazame isolate Kashiwa2021f chromosome 14, sScyTor2.1, whole genome shotgun sequence DNA contains the following:
- the LOC140389681 gene encoding GPI mannosyltransferase 4-like, whose product MALKLMWLVLGGVRVLWCLAPQTGYIHPDEFFQSPEVMAGDILNLKTFRTWEFNTSYPSRSVLFPLVTTGFSFTILKVLHNSGLFGNIINSYSLLVFPRFYLTCLSFILDYSVYHLAYLWGADPWNALTLLSGSHVMLVFYTRTFSNVIEAALFALLMLLVAMDIKQANVAPRPGKKERKNNQHLIGIVLVSGFFNRPTFIGYALVPMLLWFSRDQKCTFQFSLRQIMKSFFGLLSSVIATSFLFIATDTLYFGSLLSETDWLLKDGNTMYSLFVNISQCLVLTPVNLILYNLDQKSLIAHGSHPWFTHLTVNGFMLFGGLHISAVVTGVKTMVNKFACKASCHISHKDNVGKKLPAQCSAATQITEYLLLVYFTPLLILSMFNHQEPRYISPLIVPLVILSAPKCEMLRWKIVIVLFNVLGSVLFGCLHQGGLIPCLSYLEKTLHSQNPQASPPEHSLVFYHTYMPPRYLLNVKSDQEFTRIIDLGGSDVSVLNNTVNGLLDNFSSEHIGNNQEMNVYIIAPGTVQDDIDNCGFQWKTVASFFPHLTMEDPPDIPSLLSEDGLNQLNLYIFKAHIKGKKLDRT is encoded by the exons ATGGCACTCAAGTTAATGTGGTTGGTACTTGGAGGAGTCCGGGTGCTATGGTGCCTGGCACCACAAACAGGCTACATACATCCTGATGAATTTTTTCAGTCGCCAGAGGTTATGGCAG GTGACATTCTGAATCTCAAAACCTTCCGTACTTGGGAATTCAATACAAGCTACCCCAGCAGATCAGTTCTTTTCCCATTAGTCACAACTGGATTTTCATTCACAATACTTAAAGTTTTACACAATTCTGGCCTTTTTGGCAATATTATAAACAGCTATAGTTTGTTGGTTTTCCCCAGATTCTATCTAACATGCCTGTCCTTTATACTGGACTATTCTGTATACCATTTAGCTTACCTCTGGGGAGCAGATCCATGGAATGCATTAACACTGCTCAGTGGGTCACATGTGATGCTGGTTTTTTATACCAGGACATTTTCAAATGTTATAGAAGCAGCTCTATTTGCATTACTGATGCTGTTAGTGGCCATGGACATAAAGCAAGCAAACGTGGCACCGCGTCCTGGGAAAAAGGAAAGAAAGAACAATCAACATCTTATTGGGATTGTTTTAGTTTCTGGTTTTTTTAACAGGCCCACATTCATTGGTTACGCTTTAGTACCAATGCTCTTGTGGTTTTCTCGTGATCAGAAATGCACATTTCAATTTAGTTTAAGACAAATTATGAAGAGTTTCTTTGGTCTTTTGTCTTCTGTAATTGCAACCAGCTTTCTTTTCATTGCGACTGATACACTGTATTTTGGTTCATTGTTGTCTGAAACGGATTGGCTTTTGAAAGATGGGAATACCATGTATTCACTATTTGTCAACATAAGCCAATGTCTAGTTTTAACCCCTGTCAATCTCATTTTGTACAACTTGGACCAAAAAAGCCTTATTGCACATGGTAGTCATCCCTGGTTTACACATCTGACTGTGAATGGCTTTATGCTGTTTGGTGGTCTTCACATATCTGCTGTTGTGACTGGTGTCAAAACGATGGTCAACAAATTTGCCTGCAAAGCCAGCTGTCATATTTCTCACAAAGACAATGTGGGGAAGAAGTTGCCCGCACAATGTTCTGCTGCTACTCAAATTACTGAATATTTATTGTTGGTTTATTTTACCCCTCTCCTCATTTTGTCAATGTTTAATCATCAGGAACCAAGGTATATTAGCCCGCTCATTGTGCCACTTGTTATTCTCAGTGCTCCAAAATGTGAGATGCTGAGGTGGAAAATTGTAATAGTCCTGTTTAATGTCTTGGGGTCTGTGCTTTTTGGTTGTTTGCACCAAGGTGGGCTAATTCCTTGCCTGTCCTATTTAGAAAAAACTCTTCACTCACAGAATCCTCAGGCCAGCCCGCCTGAACACAGTTTAGTATTTTACCACACCTACATGCCTCCTAGATATCTCCTGAATGTAAAATCGGACCAAGAGTTTACTCGAATCATTGACCTGGGAGGGTCTGATGTGTCTGTGCTCAATAACACAGTGAATGGGCTACTTGACAATTTCTCTTCTGAACACATTGGGAATAATCAGGAAATGAATGTTTACATCATTGCACCTGGCACCGTTCAAGATGATATTGATAACTGTGGTTTTCAGTGGAAAACTGTAGCATCATTCTTCCCTCATTTAACAATGGAAGATCCTCCTGATATTCCATCTCTTCTATCTGAAGATGGATTAAACCAACTAAACCTTTACATTTTCAAAGCGCATATAAAGGGAAAGAAACTTGATAGGACTTGA